In Aedes albopictus strain Foshan chromosome 3, AalbF5, whole genome shotgun sequence, the genomic window CCAAACCTGTTTTGATCAAATAATCTCTTCTATCACCGCATCTCGCTCACAGGCCAGCATTTACAAGCACCAGTCGCACTTTACCACTCATCGACATTGCAATGCTGGTTTTACTTTCGTTTATTATCGTGTTTTTGGGGTGCTTCGTAATCAGCGAGCCATCAAATAAGTTTGAAGGTAAGTAATCACATTTAACGATTTTCTTTTAAAAGCTGTGAACTTTCCATATACATTTCAGCAACCTGGGGCTGTTCACAGTATAACACTGATCATGGCTACAAGCATAGACACCCCTATTATCCCATCAGTCGATTGCAGCACGTCAACATAACCAAGGATGGTGTTAAATCTTTCAGAATGGGCGTACTGGGACCGAACGATGGCCACTTGCGGTTGGCCCCAACTATGTTCCCTTACGACCAAACCGAAATGAATGAGATCGGTTTGTAGCCTCAATTTGGCCTTACATACAACAACGTGATATAAAACCGGTTCCATGTGCTTCTTACATCTTTCAGTTCTATCCGGATGGGGAAACACCAAAACGGTAGTTCGTCACTATACTCGAACTTCGCCCGAAGAACAGGTCGATGAAGTGGTACTACAGGAACTGAAAACCATAGGAATGTTGTCGTACTTTAAGCCGTTCATGTTCACCATTGCGATATATCCGGGAGGGCTGGTGCAGCTCACGAGGGATGAAGATTCCAAACCGTTTTTGCAATACAGGGATCCTAAGGTGTCGGCAGACTATATTGGATTTTGCAACTGGGACCGGCCGTTGGTGTTCTTTTACGATTGCCCGCTTGAGGTAGATCGAAGAGTGTGTGACGGAATTGTGTTTTAGGTAATTGCGGGTTGAATCTTCATAAGCTCTTCAAGTTACAGCTCTTCAATATTACAATTAACATCATAGAACATGTGTGAGTAGCTGTTTAATAGTACTCAATCAAAATGTTATCATCTCAGGCATCTATTTATTAAAATTTATAAAACAATTCAGAGTAGTTTTCTGTTAGCCCCAAATGTTGAACAAAAAAAGAAAGATAAGTATCATAGAGCACAGCATCCAACATTGTGTTTGCGAAGAAGAAGCGCGAGTACAACTCTGGAAATCACTGTTCCGTTGATTTATTTATTTGGGAAACCAATAAATACGTTTATCGTCTGCATTTGATTGCATATGAAACATGAAACTTCACAGATTATCCGTTATCAGAATATTTGAGTATCCATGAATCTCGATTAGAATGGAATCAGTACCGTGACACCTACCTTAGCGTGTTGGCGATCGTCCTGGCGGCAGTGTCACATCGAAAAACGTGACACATGTGGATTCGGGTGAGTCGATCTCGGGCCACGTAAGCAAAATCCCTgcgtacaataaaaaaaatataaaaatcaaaGCCATTAGTTTATCTTGACAAAAACTCTCCGGTGCATATAAATAAAGTTATAAACAAAACATTGGAGGGGTAAAATTATACTTAATACACGAGTATACCTTTCTCTGGGGTAACATCGAAAGAGGACACCGAGAAGCAAAATTTTATGTGAATATATTTTTGTGCATCAGTGTAGAAGAGCAGCAGGGAAAGAAACAGATAAGAAAGAAAACACAATTTGAGTATTATGAAAACGAaacaaaataaatatttataaaaGGTGTTCAGTAGAAAATCATTTTTGGAAACAGTCAGTTAAGCTTTGGTTTCAAGAAGCAACGTTGAATGTGGTTGTTCAGCAGTTgcgtaccatttttttttttgttttagctaattctacactaatcgCGCACCAATCTATCTAGCCGATACGGTTCATTTGCCAGAGTGAGTTGGAGTTTTAAATATTCTGGATAATTATTCCGAATAATGGAATGATTTAGGCAAACGCTTATACAGCCAATAAAGTATCAGATTTGTCTCCTTCTTGTCACCTTTGGAAAAGGTCAAACGTTAAACGGTACCATCTGAATCGGTGGAATAATGCAAAGTATGCATCTTCTTTCTATAAatgccccaggattttttttcctagaattcaccaaggatttcctctcgaagtTTTCCCAAAAAAGGCAattggaatttatgcaggaaattAAGCTGAACTTCTTCCAAGAATCAATGCTGGGACTTTTTAGGGCTTCCTGCCAGGAtttctctggatatttttttttacaaattcctctaggaactctttctgagatttttcttcAGATCGGTATTGAAGGAATGCTTCCTAGGAATccgtcagaaatgcctccagggatttctccatgagttctacCAAATATATTTTCAAGAGACTACCCCAGGAATTACtactgagattcctccggaagttcttatatttcctccgtggatttttcctaggattcctcccagtagtccctccagatattttttctgagattccttcaggaagtccgcctgcattccttctgaaatttctttagagatttgttCCAAAGATATCTAGAAATATctgctccagatttttttctagaaattcctccaggaaattctccaaggttttttatcagattttttttcacaattttcgttatagattcctcaagagattccatcagaaatatctccaaggattcctctgtgaactccttcagatttttttcagatattcctccttgaatttctttggaatctcatgcagaaataccttctgggattGCTAAAACAATTTTGCTGgatatcctgcaggaatttctcttatgATTCTCGAGGCACCCAGGAAAAATGAAACATAAAAATGTTCAAGTTTCTCATCCTTGAGTTTCATCTGAAATTCGCCAAGTTTCGGTGAATATTCCGTAGCAGAGTTTATTGAAAGTGACGTAATAGCCACAATATTAACAAAACTTTCCAAATCcgatttggaaaaacaaaaaaatctaagaaaattagaggagatatttctgatgaaggTTCTGAACGGGAGTCTGTATTCCTAACAAAGTAGCTACTGCGCCAATTCTGAAAGATGGAATCAGATGAGTTTCTGATGGCACTTCCATGAAAATCTGTGGATAAATTATCGATAGACTGAGAGTGAGACAAAGGGTGGTATGTTACAGTAGTGTGAATCGGTCTTATACGCTTCAACAAAACATAAACTTTTTTGCATCCGAAACTAAGATAACGCCCACATTTCATTGCTTTCAATCTTGaaaaggaatctaaaaaaatacatgtaatATTCAGTAACGCTCCAAAGCATAATAAAGACCATCCAGTTAAAGCTTCACATTTTATTATTGCTATTGTAAGATGGCAACACTATTATAGAAGAATCAGATAAGGCTAAATATGAACTGTTGTACGAATACATTGTATCGGGCTCGTCTCCATAATTTATGTGGgctacaaatgctatttcatgtTACATACATTTTTTGTTGAAATCATGTTGCCTACTGCACTACAAACAGAGATCTGCGTCTATAATTCACTACAATGGGAATATTTCACTTGTTTATTATGGGTTGAGTGAACGTAACACGACAATCGTTTAGAATTAGCTTGAATACTTATCTTTACAATATGTTATTTCGGTTTCCGAAAATTATCGCTGCAACTAGCAAGACTActcaaataaggtacaccggatcAATTGAAAAcgagtggggtaagatgaaacaacGAGTTAACATACTATATAATCGTGATAAACGATTCAAATTTCATATCACCTAGTATTTATATCGAACAATCCTTAATTGTaaataataaatttccaaattgttacGATATCCTTTTCAAAATTCcaccttgccccacccgtttcaacttgtcccggtgtaACTGAATATCAAACATCGATCCATGTCACTGGGCTACAAAACACAATGTCACTGTTTTGAGACAAAACATCAAACTGACACATTCAGGCAAGAATATGTAGGAATCAAGTGGCATCTTTGGTGTCATTATAAAGCAAAACTCTTGTAGCGGCTCGCAACACTGATCATATATTGCAAAATAAATTGAGATCCGATGCTTATAACTtcaagtttctcaaagaattctttagacgattttttcaggagtttcttcatgaatttctccaaacgatttttttttttcaaaagatgcaattaaaGCAAAATATTTGTCACGaaaacattctttcagaaattcctccaggattttcctttagaaattcaaataCTTTCTAGAAACATTCTTAtataaattattgcttttcttcaGAAGATTCTTTAGGTATAACTCCATTTATAATGGGATTTTTTCGGATATATATTTGGAAGTACCTactgaaaattctccagagattctattgGAAGTTCTTTCCGGGGTATTTCTGATTCTTTCCATTTCCGATTCCTTCACATATTCCTACAGGCATTGTTTTGGATTCATTTAGACTTTCCTTTAGAGACTTCTTTAGACTTTGTTAAAAGATTTTCTCaaccattcctgaagaaataaagtttgattcttcaaagattttttttgtttttgtaggattttcttcaaaactttttccAGATAGTAGTTTAGGAGTTTTTATatagaaatctcttcagaaactgtatgagaaattttatgagAACTCCTCGAGAGGTATTTCTAGGAGTTTTCCTAAGAtctcctcaggaaatcctccagggataccttggAAATTAATTGAggtattacttcaagaattccaccagaacctTTATCTGCGATTTTTGCAagacattttttaagagattccttctaaaattcttctgcAGACTTTTTTCaataatccctccagcagtttctcctaggaattacttgcagagttcttCCAAAAGTATTGTAATATTATTTTCTAAACATTGAATGTATTATCCTAAACGTTtatccagaagttgctccaaagataacaccggaaattccttaaatatttttttgtataacTCGATAGAATCGTAGGTAGCAAACAAAAAAGGTTTTCCTTAACTCTActggaaaataaacaaacaaaattttcaagaatttcttttaggagttcccaaaggtatcaccataagggatttcttgaaacaatcaTCCGGGGATTTCtaggaaatgccttcaaaatatctgaaacaattcggCCGGGATCTCCAAAAACATCCCAAGAAAAACTGCTTAAAAAATCACAGAAccaatgtttaaaaaaatcttcgtaagatttttttcaggaatcactggaagaatttttttggagaaactctatGAATAATGTCcacagaaactcctgtagaatttgcaaataaaatttcaatgAGTTTCTGAATAACTCCAtgtaaaaacttttgaaaaaatccgtttctggaattcctgaagaaatctttaaaattttaattaagtctgtggagataaaaatatttcatcaaagaaatttcagaaagaataccagcaggaatttaATGTTCCCTGTTGAAATCCTAGGAAATACTTTGGAATGTATCTTTGGATGATTATGTGAATATACTCCAGAGAAATCCATAAGGAAATTCCATGGattaattttgtggaggaatctctttaggggtttttgaaggaatccccacTGGGATTCCCCAGGTAAGTTTTTAaaagatcctggaagaatttctgaaggatatttgTTATAATTTCTGTGGAAgtgtgtggaagattttctaaagaaatctttggatttctttctggatgtacctttgattttcttaaagaatttctaaaagcatttctggaggaatctaccgATTATTTCCTGAAAGTACCCTCCTatgtattcctaaaaaaatatggaGCAATTTTTAAGGAAACCCATAGGAGCTTTACTAGAGAAACTtgaggagaaatttatggagcatgCTTTAAAAAACTTCACAAAACAAATCTGTGGAATTtgttttaaaggaatccatggagcattatcggaagcaatctaggaaagttttttttataaaaaaaaactcgcagGGAGCAATCtgtaaaaaatatttgagaagAAACCTAACaatattctaaaggaatcaatTGAAATCAGGGAAATCTCCGATGGCATTCCTAACAGAATTTCTAAACAGttcccaggaagattttttgaatgaaccgcttgaagaatttttgaagaaatatttgggaagacgtttggatgaatttctaagaaACATTTAAGATGCATGGTTTTAAAATTAATCCTTTaataattttctagaaaaatatttcaattttggaAGGCATTCATGCAAGATTATCCAAAATAATCTTTCGGGACATTTTGGTGGAATAATGAGTGATAAATAGGAATCTGAACGACCTGTAAGAACCTAAGGaactccctgaagaaaatttctaaatTAAAGATACCACCGATAGATGTTTTAAAGAACCCTTAAATGAAGTTCAAGAGAAATTGGTAGGGTGATGcttgaataaatttcaaaagaaattccgggacGAGCTTTTGAAATgctccccgaaatatttattcaatttggagggattcttcaaggaatgcctggaagaagtcTTATTGTCACAGTTTTTGCACGGGTACCGTGAGGACACAAAGaatgaaaaaaatactacaaataaATCGTAAACGGTTTCTTATTTTTGGAAAGAGAAATTTCCAGTACGTATGGAGGCACAAAAATGTAACATTCTCTTGAAAGTTTTTAAAAGGGTTGAATGATTAGGAAAATCGCATGACTAGGATGGTAGAATAAAAATTCCATAACAAGGAAAAGATGATTATTCTTACAAATTGGAGAAGCAGATCTTTAAGATTATTCTTTAATTGACAGagcgtaagaaaaaaaaatcaatttcacgGGACATAAGTAAGACTAACAATAGGAATTCAAATTATTTTCACAAACAAATATGAGAGCGTAAATCTTGAATCATAGGGTGAGGTATTGAGGGTAATCCCTCCCACTACCCAAGTTCCGTAAAGAAGGCGCCCTCCGCATTTTACTGGAAATACGAAAAGCCCCTCCTTTGTCGCTTAGGCGATTTTCTTATATCCAGTGGGATAGAAACAAAACCTAATATCACTGCGAAGCAATATTCTTACATGTATGGAAGCACATGTATGTATGATAGTCACAACTGCATGAAGTTGATTCTGGAAACTCCGCATTTCGCAGTGTTGAGAACTCATTCGGTGACATCATCTGCAATCCACCATAACGAGCAAAAAGCGTTCAGATATTTAAATACACAGATAACTGAGCTCGTTTTGATGTACTTTGTAGCTTCGACCACAAAAGTACAAGCCTGGTGGAGTAGAAGTGATAAGTCTATTTATATCGGAGCACCAatattttttgttacaatttgTCCATCGTTCACATGTGCTCTGTTGTTTACATGAAATCTTAAGTTCAAAACATAGTTTTAATGCCGGGTCCTGAAGCGCAGTGGTCACacattcacttcataagtggaaggtcatgggttcgatcccagccccagcacttgcaatttttcatcagCTGCTCTTCCACTCTTCAGTGGCTGGCActgaaggaacaagagccactaATCAACATCATTGTGCTCATCCTCCTAGACCATAGACAGAGTAGATAGTCAAAGCAGCAAATAGGCAACCAAGTCGAgacagtagaattagaatagaatacatttatcgctcacgtagtgtctaagtggacaatagagcagtAAATAGGGTTAAGCGGTTAAAAAAACATAGTCTTTCAATAATTGTGTTTGTAATGTCATGAAAATTTATGCTAAACTTTTCGAGGTTATGGAAACTTTTATTGAATAGATTTTCGTACAGACGCTCTTCGCGTATCTCAAGTTTAGCCAGAAATAGTATGTGGCAGACTCCACTGTCAAGGACT contains:
- the LOC109401660 gene encoding uncharacterized protein LOC109401660; this encodes MLVLLSFIIVFLGCFVISEPSNKFEATWGCSQYNTDHGYKHRHPYYPISRLQHVNITKDGVKSFRMGVLGPNDGHLRLAPTMFPYDQTEMNEIVLSGWGNTKTVVRHYTRTSPEEQVDEVVLQELKTIGMLSYFKPFMFTIAIYPGGLVQLTRDEDSKPFLQYRDPKVSADYIGFCNWDRPLVFFYDCPLEVDRRVCDGIVF